A DNA window from Fragaria vesca subsp. vesca linkage group LG3, FraVesHawaii_1.0, whole genome shotgun sequence contains the following coding sequences:
- the LOC101300041 gene encoding F-box/kelch-repeat protein At3g06240-like: MRRLQTAAYLPEELTVKVLERLPVKSLIRFTSVSKRWRFIILSDPEFAKSQFQIASQHQTFRHRALVSTSNETEIESHNLLSSSSPKLRCPFILPRTAVKLICSCNGLVCALLLPLKHFYIWNPSTGFFSKLPEPVGYPLKNRSLFICGFGYLSASDDYKLIAKLKDDMFGDGYDYDYYFDVVVVMLIFSSKANSWKRTEAPVGYHFNGAGILSNEVVHWMDKRNDMAIVAFDLAEEEFRGMPLPVVDGGELGFLRAYGDSLCVFDLAKVCTSCSIDMWVMKEYGVDDSWMKLFKLKISNQPENIKGLRPNLVLETTTFLQKRTVDSDGRSVIEVIRSGHTKEELHSFVLSMNAKFMEMIEYEETLLRLG, encoded by the coding sequence ATGAGGCGATTACAAACGGCGGCTTACTTGCCGGAAGAATTGACGGTTAAAGTCCTGGAGAGGTTGCCGGTCAAATCCCTAATCCGGTTCACCTCCGTTTCTAAACGCTGGCGCTTCATCATATTGTCCGACCCCGAATTCGCGAAATCCCAGTTCCAAATCGCTTCTCAGCACCAAACCTTCCGTCACAGAGCCCTCGTCTCCACCTCCAACGAAACTGAGATTGAATCCCATAACTTGTTGTCTTCCTCATCGCCAAAGCTTAGGTGCCCGTTCATTCTGCCCCGGACTGCTGTCAAGTTAATTTGCTCCTGCAATGGTTTGGTTTGTGCACTGCTTCTTCCACTAAAGCACTTCTACATCTGGAACCCATCAACTGGCTTCTTCTCTAAGTTACCTGAACCTGTTGGTTACCCCTTAAAGAATCGATCCCTGTTCATCTGTGGGTTTGGCTATTTGTCGGCCTCTGACGATTACAAACTTATCGCCAAACTTAAAGACGATATGTTTGGTGATGGGTATGACTATGATTATTATTTTGATGTCGTCGTGGTGATGCTTATCTTCTCATCTAAAGCCAACAGTTGGAAAAGAACAGAAGCCCCTGTCGGTTATCACTTCAATGGTGCTGGGATTCTTTCAAATGAGGTGGTTCATTGGATGGACAAGCGGAACGACATGGCCATCGTTGCGTTTGATCTAGCAGAGGAGGAGTTCCGGGGAATGCCGCTGCCAGTTGTAGATGGTGGTGAGCTTGGATTTCTCCGGGCTTATGGAGACAGTCTGTGTGTATTCGATCTTGCAAAGGTTTGTACTTCGTGCTCCATTGATATGTGGGTGATGAAGGAATACGGCGTGGATGACTCATGGATGAAGCTATTTAAGTTGAAGATTTCCAATCAGCCTGAGAATATAAAGGGGTTACGGCCAAACTTGGTATTGGAAACTACCACATTTCTGCAAAAGAGAACTGTAGACAGTGATGGGCGGAGTGTGATCGAGGTGATAAGGAGCGGTCATACTAAAGAGGAGCTTCATTCGTTTGTGTTAAGCATGAATGCAAAATTCATGGAAATGATTGAATATGAAGAGACTCTACTTCGGCTTGGTTAG
- the LOC101300330 gene encoding putative F-box protein At1g33530-like, with the protein MTDHLPEDVIVEILKRLPTKSLIRFTSVSKSWRSIILYDPKFAKSQFQLQTVRHSRILISNPDEPELESRDSFSSFGDDSSVRKLIRCPFIRSVHRLYGRGVNLLGSCNGLVCAQLDHHDYHIYIWNPSTGFFYELPEPVGFPPRHLFLLYYGFGYLSASDDYKVFTKFYDDDGLLIFSSKANIWKRTDAPAPLEYYPYQGILSNEALHWLHHRNGICAFDLAKEEF; encoded by the coding sequence ATGACGGATCACTTACCCGAAGACGTGATAGTTGAAATACTGAAGAGGTTGCCCACCAAATCCCTAATCCGCTTCACCTCTGTTTCCAAAAGCTGGCGCTCCATCATACTATACGACCCCAAATTTGCGAAATCCCAGTTCCAATTACAAACCGTCCGTCACAGCAGGATCCTCATCTCTAACCCCGATGAACCTGAACTCGAATCCCGAGACTCCTTTTCGTCGTTTGGAGACGATTCTTCAGTGAGAAAGTTAATTAGGTGCCCGTTCATTCGATCTGTGCACAGGTTATATGGCCGTGGTGTCAACTTACTTGGCTCCTGCAATGGTTTGGTATGTGCACAGCTTGATCATCATGATTACCATATCTACATATGGAATCCATCAACTGGCTTCTTCTATGAATTACCAGAACCGGTTGGTTTCCCCCCAAGGCACTTGTTTCTACTCTACTATGGTTTTGGCTATTTGTCGGCCTCTGACGACTACAAAGTATTCACCAAATTTTATGATGATGATGGTCTTCTGATCTTCTCATCCAAAGCCAACATTTGGAAAAGAACGGATGCCCCAGCCCCTCTTGAGTATTACCCTTATCAGGGGATTCTTTCAAATGAGGCACTCCATTGGTTGCACCATCGTAATGGCATATGTGCTTTTGATCTAGCAAAGGAGGAGTTCTGA